One window of the Dermacentor andersoni chromosome 10, qqDerAnde1_hic_scaffold, whole genome shotgun sequence genome contains the following:
- the LOC140213534 gene encoding uncharacterized protein gives MCSQGAVVAANSGRGDRIDGMDTEGYEVVLPTLPSGRSVLNTLFLHADVRSRPYRVEHFRDTLARLGLLPEVVALRAYQMSHLWAVTFKSMEGMKKALECGEMKVKGQRCLVIDPANQDVRLKLHWLLFNVADDDVRVALAPFGKVTEVSKEKWRVQGIQDKGSTTRLVRLKLHNGIKVDDLPHQLRVAGDMALLVAPGRAPLCLRCHSKGHIRRECRVPRCTHCRRFGHEESQCVKTYASVAGPVGGEDTAELVMDEADAEEAASEATPKLEVLDAATLTPPDMPQDASVNKESRKLTDAAGDATGVVNVQEASTPSKSPEEPAVMEVSEGTSGASVSKRGHDATLDEHEALAARISEGPPPKAAIIRRSTLRPRPNVPPNRRAAETPPT, from the coding sequence ATGTGCTCCCAAGGAGCGGTGGTTGCGGCTAACAGCGGCCGCGGTGACAGGATCGACGGAATGGATACCGAGGGATACGAAGTGGTTTTGCCTACTCTGCCATCAGGTCGTAGTGTTTTGAATACTTTATTTTTGCACGCGGATGTCCGATCGAGGCCTTACCGAGTTGAACATTTCCGGGACACGTTGGCGCGTCTTGGTTTGCTCCCTGAAGTGGTAGCGTTGAGGGCATACCAGATGAGCCACTTATGGGCTGTGACTTTCAAGAGCATGGAAGGGATGAAGAAAGCTTTGGAATGCGGCGAAATGAAGGTGAAGGGCCAACGTTGTTTGGTTATTGATCCGGCAAACCAGGACGTGCGTTTGAAGCTTCATTGGCTTCTTTTCAATGTGGCCGACGATGATGTGCGTGTAGCGCTTGCTCCGTTCGGAAAGGTGACCGAGGTCTCGAAGGAAAAGTGGAGAGTTCAAGGGATCCAAGACAAGGGGTCGACGACACGCCTGGTGCGCCTCAAGCTCCATAACGGCATTAAGGTCGATGACCTTCCACACCAGCTTCGCGTAGCCGGTGACATGGCCCTTCTAGTCGCGCCTGGAAGAGCGCCACTGTGCCTGCGGTGTCACAGTAAGGGCCATATCAGACGAGAATGCCGAGTTCCTCGCTGCACGCACTGCCGACGTTTTGGACACGAAGAATCTCAGTGCGTGAAGACGTACGCAAGTGTTGCGGGGCCGGTTGGAGGAGAAGACACTGCGGAACTCGTCATGGACGAGGCTGACGCTGAAGAAGCCGCAAGCGAAGCAACGCCGAAGCTCGAGGTACTTGATGCGGCAACGTTAACCCCGCCCGACATGCCCCAAGACGCAAGTGTTAACAAGGAAAGCCGAAAGCTGACCGACGCAGCTGGCGACGCCACCGGCGTCGTGAATGTGCAGGAGGCCTCAACGCCGTCGAAGTCACCTGAGGAGCCAGCCGTCATGGAAGTAAGCGAGGGAACAAGTGGAGCCTCAGTCTCCAAGCGCGGCCACGACGCTACGCTGGACGAGCATGAGGCCCTGGCTGCAAGGATCTCGGAAGGACCGCCGCCAAAGGCGGCGATCATTCGGCGGTCAACGCTGAGACCGCGTCCGAACGTACCTCCGAACCGGAGGGCGGCGGAGACGCCGCCGACGTAG